Within the Vigna angularis cultivar LongXiaoDou No.4 chromosome 10, ASM1680809v1, whole genome shotgun sequence genome, the region TGACAACTTCTATAAGACTTTCATTGCGAGGTTAGCTTTCTTTATCTTCTCCATTTGAAGGCTTCAATATGTCACACTTACATTCCTTGATAACAGATATACTAATCGGCACAactgttggaagtctcacatcgactaaagataaggccaattcatagtttataaatgggtgcaaacctcatcctacaagccggttttgtggggttgagttaggcttaaagtcaacttctaacatggtatcagagtcatggttagagcttatcctaacaatatttgttgtttgttgagcATATTGTTCTACCCGCTATCAGGCCGCTATCGAACCACCCATTAAAAAATGTCTAatcccacgctcgagatgtatatacctcggcgtgaggggggtgttggaagtcccacgtcgattagagataagaccaattcatagtttataagtgggtgcaaacctcaccctacaagccggttttgtagagttgagttaggcttaaagtccacttctaacattcCTAACTCCAAGTTTTTGCAACTTTTCTTTAACTCCATCAAGAAATCCAACATTTGGTATAAAGCATTGTTCAACAGAAGATAAGTGTCTTATCTTTTCTTATTGAGTTGATCCATGATTGCTTCATTACTTTTCTTTACTTGTTTGGTGTTTCTTATTTAGTTATATGCAACTATTTGTATCATCTCCTTAGGTCATCTTGTCTTGTGCCGGTAGTTTCTCactaaatttatatgtttttttttcttgagtcttatttgatttgaatttgtTCAAATGTTTCATATTTGAGTAATTGTAATTTTGATGATCAACAAGTTTTTTCTCTAGAGCCATGTTAGTCTTTAATTGTCTACAACTTCCTATTATTTAGTCATTTTGCTTTTTCGCTTTTAAGTTTCAAAATTCATCTAGTAgcttatgtatgatttttgtttttgtaactTTGAATTTATATTTGCTAATAGACCTTTATAAAATCATTAGAGTAAGTTTCTCATATGTCTTAATTCTATTTGTGAAAGTTTATTAATTCTTTTAGGTGTTCTTATTCAACAATTTACATCTAATTGTTATTAGTAAaaagacatttaaaatatttttaaatttgaaatgtgtttacttttttaaaaatttttaaaattaattttaaattttatcaactttgttttattaacatttgtaaatttaataaatgttttggttttcataaaattttatttggtactttaatttgaaatgtagataattataatttctttctaaatatttaatattgaagAAACATTAATATGTCTTTTTGATATTGaatgataatattatgtttcatttgcaataattttttattattttataaaaattaattaattgatattgaaaCAGTAAGTATACATGTATTGGTACGAGCACGGGTACATGTGTATATTGGTGGGGATGAGGATGAGACAAAAATTTCATATTCGTTGGGTTTAGGTGTAGGGATGgagaataattttttctttggaGATATGTATGAGATAACGAAACTTGTCATTGTCTTGTTGTGTTCTCTAAAGATGATGATAAAGTAACTTTTTTCTTGCCATCAAGTAAGTGAGGAGAGAAAAGTGTCCTTAGCAACATTAAGCTTCTAAGGTTATGTCATGTATTATAAGACCTCCCTTAAGTAAGAGAAATGCCTCCATAATAATCCTTTGATTCAATACACTAATGATCTTACGGGTGTTATGATGAGAAAATTTATTCCCTCTTACTATAAAAGTAAGCTTATGAGTAAGCTCTAAATGGCCCACAAGAAGGACATCAGTATAGAGGAATATAGATAACATGTGAGATTATATATGAATAAGGCAGAGATAAGGAAGGAGGAAAATACCATTATTTTTAGGTTCTTAAGTGGGCTTAATCTAATTATAAGAGTTAAAGTTGAACTCTTAAATTCTAGAGATTTCAATGATTAATTGCAACTTTGtatcaaggtaaagattttacaaagagaaaaaaagtctTATTAATGTGATGGAAGTGATATGAGACACATGATTAGTTAAGAAATTTGGCTACCATGGCATtgaaacaatttattaaatgaGTTGGCAATCACATGAACTAGCTCGGAGccatttatttttaaggttattggaaacttttatcaaaaaattaCATCTTTCATTGTGTAAATCCCTATTGTGAGACATAAATGTCAATATGCTCATATGGTCTTTCATCCTATCATTCTTATGTAGTATAGGAGTCTTCCAACTTGACAAGTAAAAGAGTTTTCATAATTCCATTAACGAAGGGGTGTCGCCTTAACTTTGTCACATCAAATGATGTTTGTGCGAACATATGATATTGTCTGTTGACCTTTTACTTCCTATCAACCTTTTGTATCTTCTATGTGAGTGGCTAATGTGATGACTTTTGAATGTCCTTTAACCTttcactatttttgggcttaaAGTCAAAATGTGTGATATGAATTTCTTTCCATCGTTACCGAATCCTCGCATTTATTTTCTCAATGTTTCTCCATTTGAGAGTCTATATTTGACTATGAAGCTCAAGTAACAAAAGAACACCATTCGTATTGTTTTTCTAGAGTTCTTTCGATTGTTGTTAATTGTTCGTCATGTTATCGATAGGTACCATGGTTTCTTGTCTCGACCAATGGTAAATGTCAAATATTCTTAGATAAGACTGAAATGAtctatacaaaacattcaaACTTCCAATCttatatttcctttttcattttaagtcaagtcattttttgttgttgatatttACAATTTAGAAAATGATGAGTTGAATACATGTAAGAACACTCTAATATTCAAATTAACTTTGAGGTAAAATGCTAGCTTATTTCATTATGAACCTTATTCACAATTCAGTTCCAATATTAGGAATGAGATAATCTCCTAGTCCCCATGTACCCATCTAACAAATAATGTTGTTTAATTCTCAAGCATATTTCATAAactactaataaaaaaaagatagacCTTTACCCTAGTTGATGCATATGTTGATCATAAAGGCATTAAATCTGGCATTTTTCTTCCTTCCATTAGTATTTAGAAAGTTTTGTGTAAGACCAATAAAAAAATGAGGAGGTTAAAATTGCCAAAAAGAGAAAACAGTTAAAAATGGGAAAGAAAAGAGCGAAAGGCGAAGCAGACAGCATTGAAACGAAGAAGGTTAAGGTAAAAAACGAAAGGTTGGGAAGTTATTTGACCAACTATTGAGAAAGAAggcagaaaaagaagaaagaggaagagattGACAAAAAGGCAAAAGATGAAAGCAGATGACATGGAATGAAAAAGGGGTGGGACACACACAGAGCACTATCTTTATATGTAACTTGGGGGAATCCAACCGCACACAAAGATCTCATAGGCCACAAGAACTTGTGGCTCACAAAATTTCCCCTTTGCTGAAGTGGCATTCCATTCCAACCTTGTTAATAAACCAGTTCACACAacacttctctctctctctttctttcttttatccATTTTTTCCTTGCACACGATGATCAGGTAatcagagagagaaaagaaacaaagCCAACACTGCTGGCTACACTTGCAACAACAATAACTACTGCTACAACTGTTACTTTTCTTTATATacgtttgtttctatttttttcctcatttattttcaaagaGCCTGAGAAAAAgtagaaaagagagagagatagagagagtgGTGAAGCTGAGTTGTTAGTTTAGTTACAATATAACACAGGAATGTCTGAGGCTGCTAAAGACTCAGCCATAAAGCTGTTTGGTAGAACAATTTCTCTGCCACGCCACAACGAGGTTTCTGCTAATGGTTCTTCTTCTGAACCTGCTCCTCCTCAAGATTATTCTCACCATCACAGTCctccttcatcttcatcttttccACGTGAAGTGACCTCCACAACGAACCATGAACCTGATGAGAGTGATAAGGTATGAGCCATGATGGTGTCTGTGTAAGGCTTGAGCTTCAAACATGACAAAAAAACATATCATGGCGCAAGCTAATTTGTACTACTgtattttccaaatttaagaGTGACCCTTTTTTCAGAAGCTCACGATTGATAATGGGTTCATgcaatttttcatctttttggCTCCTTAGGGGCCAAGCAATCTACATGGCTGTTTTGAGAACCTTTTTGTTTCAAAACTACACCAAGTGTTTTGCATGATCACATATGGTTCATGAAATTGTttacttctttcttttaattttgctGAATAGTTTCTTTAGTGGTTGCTACAAGTCATTGTGGGGCACTGTCATCGAAACTGGATCCAGTTCATTCCCAGAATATAATTTTGAGAATAACGAATAATATTATGTGGTTGGACTCGCTTTGCTTCTGTCCATTCTATTGGTGGATCAATAATTTTGCTTTAGACTTTTCTAATAATCCAAATTCCAAACCAGTTTTTCCAGCTCACTTTAttcatatttgaaaaacatttaTCCTAAACTGGTTGTTAATTTGCAACTTCGAGTTCATTTCTTATTGGATCTCTTGCAGCAAGTTCTGTAGCCATTTGGATGGTTTGAACTTTGAAGATTTGTTATTGAATTTCTTGTTCTACCAAACTATAATTGCTTTTCACGCGTCGAACTTCTATTGGATCTAACTTTATTATAGTTTAACACTGTCCACATTCAATTGCTTATTTTGTTTCCGATTAAGACTTGTCACATAGAAATGCTTAAAGAATATTTcggcttttttttttattgttgaactATATTATACTCTTTTAATTTCTTGCTAAGACCTTTTCATAAGGGGTTgaaaaatttttttaaagaaaaaacaacttGTCCCTTCAATGTTGGTTGATTTATAACAGTTGTATTCCGGATTAATTTGCTTTCTCACTTTTTGAATTCTCCTCCAATGACCATAATCTAGTTTGTTTCCTctgaaaactttgtttaattatataattcaagaaatatcAGTCAGTATTCACCTCTTTTATTCAGAAGTTACCGAAATTTCCATTATATTGTTCTGATATTCAATTGATTATCTTCTCTGTACTTTCCCACAACACTCTCTTGCATCAAGAAAAGGTCATATATGAGAGATTAAAACCtgatgaaaaagaagaataaatcaTATACCTAAACTCTGTTTTCTCCCCTGTTCTATCTAAAATGCTTCAAATTACCAGAAGAAAGCAATATCTTCGTGAATCCTAATCactacaaaatacaaaattacgTTTTGTGCCTCTAAAACATGAGACTTGAAAAACTGACATATAACATAGTTTTCTTTGCCCCTAAAGGATGTAAATTAGACCGTATAATTAGTTTCTTACATAGAAAAAATCCTAATCTTGTGATACATGATAGTTTATAATACAAAAATCTTGACAATACAAGTGCATCATGTCTTACCAAAGTATTGTGTATTAATCTCAGGAACCATCAAGGAAAGAACTCACCTCAACACAAGATGACGAAGTCTTGCATGAAGAACTGAAATCTCCAACATCTTCATGCAATCTCGAGAACCCCAAGACACCCTCAACGGAAATAGAAACTTCCTTAACGAAATCACCTAAAAAGGGAGACCAAAGCGACACGACAAGCGCATCAGAGGACAAAACTCCAAAGAAACCAGACAAGATCCTTCCATGCCCTCGTTGCAACAGCATGGACACCAAGTTCTGCTACTACAACAACTATAACGTGAATCAGCCACGCCACTTCTGCAAGCACTGCCAGAGATACTGGACTGCAGGAGGAACCATGAGGAATGTGCCAGTTGGTGCAGGTCGCCGCAAGAACAAAAACTCTTCTTCTGCTGCATCTCATTATCGTCAAATCATGGTTCCTGAAACCCTTCAGAACGGATCATTGCACAGTGCTGTGTTGACCTTTGGATCAGATTTCCCTCTCTGTGACTCCATGGCTTCTGTGTTGAACCTTGCTGAGAAAACACAAAACGGTGTCCTCAACGGGTTTCATTCACCTAAGCATAATGCTAGCACTGTTAATAATAACAAGACTGGTGATGATATTAAGTCAGTTGGTGCTTCTGTTATGGCTTCATCTTTGTGTGAGAAGAGAGACAATGCTACTAGCTCTCATGAAGAATCAGTGGATAAGATTTATCATCAAGGTTTCAGTCCTCAATTGTGCCTCACAggttcttcttcatcatcatcttctccttgGCCTTATCCATGGAACCCtgcaatggcttcttctgcttTTTACCAACCTGTGTCCTTCTACCCCACACCAGCATTCTGGAGATGCATGCCACCACCATCTTGGAGTTTAAATTACCAATCTGCCCCTTGCTCTGGTCCAAACTCACCAACCTTGGGGAAACATTCAAGAGAAGGGGACATCTTGTTCCAAAAGCCTGGCACTGAAAGCAGCAGCAACATGGCAGAAAATAACAACACTGTGTTGATCCCCAAGACGCTGAGAATTGATGACCCTACAGAAGCTGCAAAGAGCTCGATATGGTCAACACTAGGGATCGAGAAGGAGAAGGGTAACTCTCTGAATGGAGGAGGGCTTTTCAAGGCATTTGCATCAAAGGGGGGCAGTGATGACAAGAAGAACCATGTGGTGGTTGAAGCATCCCCAGTGTTGCAAGCCAACCCTGCAGCTTTGTCAAGGTCTCTTGTATTCCATGAGAGAACATAGTTGGGAATTCCTGAGCTTCATCCAAAAATGTTTCTCATATAGGCCACGCTAGTTCAATTACAACAACCTTGTTCTTAGGTGGTGATGACATGATTTTGCTTTTCTCCGTCAGAACTTGTATTATTGACCAACCTTTCTGCAGGATGTGTAGGACAGGAGAGTTATATATAGCTTAGTTTCCATCTTCAGCCTGTCAGACTGAACAGGTGTTTTTTCAGATTTCGATGACTTGTTAGTAAATATCTTTGCTGtacatatctatatatatatatatatatacatctatatatatatatatataaaaatataagagaCAGCATAAATAACAAGGAGAAAAGACAAAGTAAAGTAGATTCTTGGACTAAAATCCAATGTTGTTTTAGTTGAGGGTCTTCATTTCAAACCTGCTGttgcttcttcttttgttttgttttgagaTTCTGAGCATTGATATAGTAATTTTCTTATTAGTACGACATTTAAttcagtgttttttttaatgtgttatgTCAGTTTCCGTGAGTTGTTGATGTTTACGATGCTGTTTCATAATACTAGGCCTATTTTTgacttttaacttttattattttgtgttcatttaatattttgtttcgCCACCTgggacaaatataaaatatcttgcAGCATCACCCACCTAACAAGCATTGCAGAAATGATAATGGGTATACAGTGCAGAGATTTATGATGTGCCAAAGAGATAAAGCACTGATACGACCTTCACACGCGTGGAGTCAAAGAgcgttttccttttctttctctttttttttttctctttgtggTGGCTGACGACTAAAGACACTACTACATCACTTAGTAAAGTTGATAACaccaatgaaaaaataattgttgaaatttatgaaaatatttattcacacttttacattttttacattATCCTTATTAAGTTATCAACTCACAAAATAGAGAATTACTTTTCCAAATTTTCTTACTTAAAGATTCAATAATTTCACCATCATGATCTTGCTTTTCAAAAAAAGTCTTCATTTTTACTAGGCAATTTTATCTTATCCTCCTCACTTCTGAAAACGATAAACTAGTTTTGaaactaaataatttaaaatatatatttttgtacttttttttttcatgcatGATGACAAGTATGAAAGTTATTTACAAACCCACACCACACATAGCTACCTGTCTCTTGTTTGATCAAGTAGTGGCAGGAAAAAAACATTTACTTTATATTGCATGTATGGTTAAGCTATGCAAATCCAATATATATAAGATGGGGTTGAAAGagaaaaatctattaaaaattattaaattcttAAAGGAAAGTTAGTCAtcaattaaatttgtaaatactttttattaattattgtatcGTGTGTCCGAACGACCATACAATCATCTCATTATCAAGCTAGCTGGATGATCATGAAGAGCAGGACATAGCTGAACAGTGATTGAACGAGGACAAATTGGACAGTAAGGAATAGAATGTCCGGGCTCCGTCAATAATCAGATTTCCCTACAAAGATTAAGGTAAATAGTAATTAGAGGTATTGAGCTGAGATTGGGTCGTGATTAAGATTTCACTAATCTTAAGCTCATgtcgaaaactataaatataggtcaAAGGTAAGACGTAGGTAATTCCATTTACTGTGCATTTATTAATCATCCTACAACAGAATACCTTTGACAGATACAACAGTGACTCGACCTCACTCTCGAAacaattataaatgtaaaaaatctaatatgtataaaaaaaatccaatatcTAAGAGGTGTTTATGATACATTTTTTATTCCATGaaaacttttattataaaaaagtgaaaaaagtttaaatcacattttttagtaaatattaGTTGTTAATATATCAGTAAGACCTTTAATCTACTTCTTATTTgttactttctttctttattttttcactaAATCAACTATATTtcctaatataaaatatatatttaattacaaatttcacATTATCtcttattaaaagaaaaaccatgtgagttttataattaaatattatatatatataactttatttgaCGTCgtaaactaaaactaaatttaatatgatatatttatatttaagtattttcttaaaatttaacttGTTTTGCATCTAATTTTAATACATTAGGAAGTTGTGTACTTGATAATATATTTGGTTCTTTTAAGCAAAGTATCGAGtttgagttttgaaaaatataatacttcTCTTGAATATACTTTTAATACTGTGTGTTGAAAAATATGATATACTTGTCTTGAATAATAGATTGgaatgatattatttttcattttcttaagtATTTTGAGATTGAGTTTTGTGAATTTAAAGCGAAGATCTTATTAAAGGTGGCTAGACAAGTTTTCCAAAGGAGAAAAATCATTAACAAAGCGGGTAGACATTTTGCACCAACAacgtaatataaaaaaaatacttttaatttatcgGCAGTTATCGGACAAAGAATAGAATGTCTACACAGaacctatcctagcgagttctatgTGGgtattctattcttctattttatCCGCTATCGGACCATCCAATTTCTATTATCACgtacgagatgtctatacctcaaCGTGAAGagtgtgtgttggaagtctaacatcgactagagataagaccaaaatataatatataaatgaggtgcaaATCTCACTTTATAAACCAGTTTTGTAAggttaagttaggcttaaaaaaactaactttCTAATAACAAATAATCTAAATTTTGACATCTATtcataataattcaaattcatattattttaatattattttaagtacaTGGATTGATCtaaattcaaattcatatttttggattttaaatctaatcgatttaattgaatttgaattggataattttttatttagaaaattcaaatatcAATCTATTTGTATTTGGATTTTGAAAATCCAAATCTCATTCCATATAATTGGatttagattaatattttttggattttaaataaccaaaattaAGATGCGTCAAAGTATGTTTATgagagaaaattataaattatcaagtAAAAGGaagttatgtttttgttaaGTCATAACATTGTTTTTCTCAtatggctttcaatttccaTTTATAAGATGTCATCTAATAAATAAAGTAAGGATGAAGATGTAAATTATGTCATTTAATAAAGGAAGGTTGAAGACGAAACTTATTACACAACACATTTGTATGGAGAAAGTTTAACACCATGCATATGATTTTCATTATGTGTTTAAAGCagttaaacataaaaacataaacatgTTTATCTGAAAGACGAAGGTTAATTTCAACACCAAACGACGGACAATACAACATTATATAATCTTACTTTATGTCTAATATGACACAAATACATTCAAATGATAAGTACATAAAAGTCAATTAACATGATactaaataaaaagtatatatatgtttattttatgttacAGGGAGTGTTACCACTTTGATTTTCCAAAAGTGATCattagacaaaagcaaaatgtaCTTTTCTTCAACATTTCCTTGAAATAAGCATGGTCAATTATGGAAGAATTGCTTACTTAGTTTGAAACTGCAATTtagataaattaagaaaataaacattGTCCAAGAAAAATAAGTACATACAATTATTCAGATGTtgcataaagaagaaaagaacatTTATTATTGGAATGAGTGCATTTAATACCTCCATCTTTTTTAAGTTGTTCACATGAGAGGAAGACATTCAAAAAGAGCTAAAGTTGCTCATTGGCTCTAAACAGTTTCATAATGGCTACTTTCTTCCAAGTACACAAAGCAACCGAAGAAGCAGAAGAAAGATAGACACACTTTGTTCTATAGTGCAAAAAACGTGTTAAATTTTCTGAATTAATAAAAAGCTTCAAGAAGAACATTGTTTGTGTTCAATCAAGAGATGATCAACCTCTCTGGTGAACAATTATGTGATCATTGATCATTAAC harbors:
- the LOC108334622 gene encoding cyclic dof factor 1, with protein sequence MSEAAKDSAIKLFGRTISLPRHNEVSANGSSSEPAPPQDYSHHHSPPSSSSFPREVTSTTNHEPDESDKEPSRKELTSTQDDEVLHEELKSPTSSCNLENPKTPSTEIETSLTKSPKKGDQSDTTSASEDKTPKKPDKILPCPRCNSMDTKFCYYNNYNVNQPRHFCKHCQRYWTAGGTMRNVPVGAGRRKNKNSSSAASHYRQIMVPETLQNGSLHSAVLTFGSDFPLCDSMASVLNLAEKTQNGVLNGFHSPKHNASTVNNNKTGDDIKSVGASVMASSLCEKRDNATSSHEESVDKIYHQGFSPQLCLTGSSSSSSSPWPYPWNPAMASSAFYQPVSFYPTPAFWRCMPPPSWSLNYQSAPCSGPNSPTLGKHSREGDILFQKPGTESSSNMAENNNTVLIPKTLRIDDPTEAAKSSIWSTLGIEKEKGNSLNGGGLFKAFASKGGSDDKKNHVVVEASPVLQANPAALSRSLVFHERT